A part of Prevotella melaninogenica genomic DNA contains:
- a CDS encoding acid phosphatase → MTKKTLVVGLLAMFSVTTFAQTAAKKIKDVRTQPDLYYLQDGQQASSLDLLPAPPQPGSIQFLNDQAQYQWGKMQRNTPRGDQAAADARVGGDGVPNAFSEAFGIKISKETTPEIYKLVLNMREDAGDLATRSAKNHYMRVRPFAFYKEMTCNPEQQQELSTNGSYPSGHTAIGWATALVLSEINVDRQNEILERGYQMGQSRVICGYHWQSDVDAARIISAAVVARLHAEPAFQEQLAKAKKEFAKLKKEGKIAKSTFKAAN, encoded by the coding sequence ATGACAAAAAAAACCTTAGTAGTTGGTTTGCTGGCAATGTTCTCAGTAACCACTTTTGCACAGACAGCGGCAAAGAAGATTAAAGATGTACGTACACAACCAGATCTCTATTACCTTCAGGATGGACAGCAAGCAAGTTCGCTCGATCTTCTTCCGGCACCTCCACAGCCTGGTAGTATTCAGTTCCTTAATGACCAAGCACAATACCAGTGGGGTAAGATGCAACGCAATACGCCTCGTGGCGATCAGGCAGCAGCTGATGCACGTGTGGGTGGCGATGGTGTTCCTAACGCTTTTTCAGAGGCTTTCGGTATCAAGATTAGCAAGGAGACAACTCCTGAAATTTACAAACTCGTATTGAATATGCGTGAGGATGCAGGTGACTTGGCTACTCGTAGTGCTAAGAATCATTACATGCGTGTTCGTCCATTCGCTTTCTATAAGGAGATGACATGTAACCCAGAGCAGCAGCAAGAGCTCTCAACCAATGGCTCTTATCCATCAGGTCATACAGCTATTGGCTGGGCAACAGCACTCGTTCTTTCTGAGATTAATGTTGATCGTCAGAACGAAATCCTTGAGCGTGGCTATCAGATGGGGCAGAGCCGTGTTATTTGTGGTTACCACTGGCAGAGCGACGTTGATGCAGCACGTATCATCAGTGCAGCTGTTGTAGCACGTCTCCACGCAGAACCTGCTTTTCAGGAGCAGTTGGCAAAGGCTAAGAAAGAGTTTGCTAAGCTGAAGAAAGAAGGTAAGATTGCAAAGAGTACTTTTAAGGCTGCAAACTAA